The following DNA comes from Janthinobacterium sp. TB1-E2.
GCCCTACGATGCCAAGCCGGGGCTCGATCCCTATACCTCGCCCACGGGCGAGATCTACCGCTACACGCTGGAATCGACAACACGGTCTTTACGCGAACTGTCCGAGCTGCAGTTCTGGACCGTGATCCCGCGCCTGCAGCAGGTGCGTGGCGTGGCGGACGTCAGCAATTTCGGCGGCCTGACAACGCAGTTCATGCTGGAACTCGATCCCGCAAAGCTGGACAGCTACGGCTTCTCGCTGGCGCAGGTCAAGGACGCCATCAACGCCAACAACATCAGCGGCGGCGGCAGCGTGATCGACCGCGGCCAGCAATCGTACGTGGTGCGCGGCGTAGGTTTGCTGCACTCGCTCAATGACATGGGCAATGTCGTCGTCAGCAGCAAGGATGGCGTGCCCGTGCTGGTGAAGGACCTGGGCAAGCTTGCTTACGGCAACGTGGAACGGCGCGGCATCCTCGGCAAGGACAGCAACCCCGACACCATCGAAGGCATCACCCTGCTGCTCAAGGATTTCAATCCGTCCGAAGCGCTGGCCGGCATCCATGCGGCCGTGGACGACTTGAACGCCAACGTGCTGCCGAAGGACGTCAAGGTCGTGCCCTACCTGGACCGCAGCTCGCTGATCGACGCCACCCTGCACACGGTGGGATTTACCTTGGGCGAAGGCATGCTGCTCGTCGCCCTCGTGCTGCTGCTGTACCTGGGCAGCCCCCGCGCGGCCGCCATCGTCGCGCTGACGATACCGCTGGCCCTGCTGATCGCCTTCATCTTCATGCACCATTTTAGGATTCCCGCCAATTTGCTGTCCTTGGGCGCGATCGACTTCGGCATCCTCGTCGATGGTTCCGTGGTGGTGCTGGAAAACATGCTGCGCCGCCGCGAACGGGATCAGGAGCGGCCCCTCACCCTGCAGGACGCCATCGACGCGACCCTGCAAGTGGCACGTCCCATCATGTTCGGCATGGCCGTCATCATCGCCGCCTATCTGCCACTGTTCGCCTTCCAGCGCATCGAATACAAGCTGTTTTCGCCGATGGCGTATGCGGTGGGCGCGGCGCTCGTAGGTGCGCTCGTGGTGGCGCTGGTGCTGATCCCGGGCCTGGCTTGGCTGGCCTTGCGCAAGCCGCGCCGCATGCCCCACAACCGCGCGCTGGACACGCTGGCGGGCGCGTATGGCCGCTTCCTCGAGCGCATGGTGGGCAGCAAGCGCTGGGTGGCAATGGTGTGCGCAGGATCGCTCGCAGCGCTTGCCATCCTGGGCGGCAGCATCGGGCGCGACTTTTTACCGTACCTCGATGAGGGCTCCTTGTGGCTGCAGGTGCAGATGCCGCCCGGGATCACGCTCGACAAGGCATCCGAAATGGCCAGCGAACTGCGGCGCGCCGCGCTGGAATTCCCCGAAGTGTCGACCATCGTCACACAGACGGGGCGCAACGACGACGGCACCGATTACTGGACGCCGTCGCACATCGAGGCGAGTGTGGGACTGCATCCGTATAAAAGCTGGAAATCGGGCATGAGCAAGCAGCAGCTGATCGCGAAAATGAATGCACGCTTCGCCCGCATGCCCGGTATCACCGTGGCCTTCATGCAGCCGATGATCGATGGCGTGCAGGATAAATTGTCGGGCGCGCACAGCGACCTGACGGTGAAAATCTTCGGCAACGACCTCGATGAAGTACGCGCCATCGCCGGCAAGGTGGCCAATGTCCTGAAAACCGTCCACGGCGCCTCCGACGTGGCCGTGGACGTGGAACCGCCCTTGCCCAACCTGAAGGTGGAGCTGGACCGCGCCAAGGCGGCCCGCTACGGCATCAATGCGGCCGACGTGGCCGACCTGATTTCCACCGGCATCGGCGGCGCGCCCATCGGCCAGGTCTACGTGGGAGAAAAAAGCTACGACATCGCCGTGCGCTTTCCGCCCGCCACGCGCTCCAGCCCGGACGCCATCGCCAGCCTGAAGCTCACGGCCGCCAACGGTGCGAAGGTGCCGCTGGCGCAGGTAGCCACCATCAGCACCACCTCGGGCGAAAGCGTGATCGTGCGTGAAATGGGACGGCGCCACATCATCGTGCGCCTCAACGCCCGCGGGCGCGACCTGGCCGGCTTCCTGGCCGAAGCGCGCCCGCTGGTGGCGCAAACCGTGGCAGGCGAGCACCAGCGCATCAGCGTCGAATGGGGCGGCCAGTTCGAAAACCTGCAGCGCGCGCAAAGCCGTTTGGCGCTAATCCTGCCGATGACCCTGGGCGCCATGTTCCTGCTGCTGTTTGGCCAGTTCCGCAACCTGCGCCAGCCCGCGCTGGTCTTGCTGGCCGTGCCGCTGGCCATGCTGGGCGGCCTGGCCGCGCTGCACCTGCGCGGCATGACCTTGAATGTGTCGAGCGCCGTCGGCTTCATCGCCCTGTTCGGCGTGGCCGTCCTGAATGCCGTGCTGATGCTGGCGCAGATCAACCGCTTGCGCAGTGAGGAGGGCAAGAGCTTGCGCGACGCCGTGCTCGAAGGCGCGCGCGACCGCATGCGCCCCGTGCTGATGACGGCCACCGTGGCCGCCCTGGGCCTGACGCCGGCCATGCTGGCGACGGGCCTGGGCAGCGATGTGCAGCGCCCGCTGGCCACCGTCGTCGTGGGCGGCCTGGTGACGGCCACCGCCCTCACCCTGCTGCTGTTGCCGGCCCTGTATTACCTGATCGAGGCGCACCTGCAAAAACGCCAGACGCATACCGAAGGAGAGACCCATGACACGTTTTAATGTACTGGTGGCGGCCTGGCTGATCGCGCCCGGCGCCTTTGCCACGCCCTTGAGCTTTGACACTTACCTGTCCGCCGTGGAAAGCCACAGCCTGGAACTGCGGGCGCAGCAGGAAGGCATCGTCTCGGCCAAGGCCGGCATCGGCATCGCCGGCCTGCGTCCCGATCCCGAGTTCACACTGGGCGCCACGCGCGAAACCGTGCGCAGCGCCGAACACCGTCCCGTCACGTGGAACCCGGCCATCAGCATGGCCATCGAGACGGGCGGCAAGCGCGCCGCGCGGTTAAAAGCGGCGCACAGCAGTGTCGCGCTGGCCGAGGAAACGGTGGCCGGCTTCAAGAGCGAGCTGTATGGCACGGCCGCCGCCGCGTTCACGGAAGCGTGCCGCACGCGCGACGTCGCAGCGCGCAAGGAGCAGACCATGGCGGCCCTGTCAAAAGTGGTCGAGGCGAACGCCGTGCGGCGCAAGGCGGGCGACGTGGGCGGCATCGAGCTGCTGCAGTCGCGCGTGGAACGCGACCAGTTCCAGGCCGAGCTGGCGCAGGCGCGCAGCGAGGCGGACAGCGCCATGTTGAATTTGTCGCCACCCTTGGGGCATCAGTTCGACGCGCTGTTTCCGGACGCGCAGCTGGCGTGCGACTTCACCGCGCATGCCGACAAGGATGCCAGGGTGCTGGTGCCGCAGGCGCTCGAGGCCCGCAGCGATGTGCGCATCGCCCGCGCCACCGTCGACAATCTGCGCGACGGCGCGGCCCTCGTGCGCGCCAACCGCGCCGTCGATCCGACCGTCACCGTGGGCCTTGCCGCCGCGCGCGGCTACCATGACGGCATCGATGGCAGCGGCAATCCCGTCGAAGGCGCGGCCCGCTCGCGCGCCCTGTCCATCTCGCTGGCCATTCCCATCCCCCTGTCGCGGCGCGACACGGGCGATATCGTGCAGGCGGAAGCAAGTGTCACGCAGGCGATGCTGGCCTTGCGCCAGGCCGAACTGACGGTGGAAACGCAGGTGCGCACGGCGCAGCGGCAATTGCGTTCGGCGCAGGACAGGCTGGCGCGCTACCGCGACGGCGTGCTGGTCGATGCGCAAAAGGTGGTCGATGGCATGCGCCTGTCTTACGTCAAAGGCAATGCGTCGCTGCTGGAATGGCTGGCGGCGCAGCGTTCGGCCGATGAGGCCTACCAGGGCTATGTGCAGGCGCGCGCCGATGCGGCCATCGCCAGCACGCAGCTGCAACTGGCGATCGGCCAGCGGCCGAGCTTGTAGCGGGGAGAAAGTAGAACGAGGAGTTACCGGTGCGGCGATGGTGCCGCACCGGTCGTCAAGCATGGGGAATTACTGGGGCTGGGCGGGCGCGTCGGTAGCGTCGTCCGCATCGTCCGCTTCGGGCTCTTCACCCTCGGCACCCTCTTCGCCATCGGCCGGCTTCGGATTGTTCTTCGCTTCCAGCTTGCGCCTGGCTTTTTCCTCGGCTTTCTTCTTCTTTTCCAGCTCTTTTTGCCGTTTTTCGTATTGGAAATTTGTCTTGGCCATTTACTACCTCTTTAGTTTTTAGATGTTACAGATAAGCATATAAGGCACATTATGACGTAGTTGGAGCAAACACCAAATGTTTAGCCGCGTGGATGATGCTGCGCATGCAGCAGTTTCAGCCGTTCGCGGGCCACATGCGTGTAAATCTGCGTGGTGGAAATATCGGAGTGCCCCAGTAACAATTGCACAACACGCAAGTCCGCCCCATGGTTGAGCAAATGGGTGGCGAACGCGTGACGCAGCGTGTGCGGCGACAGCGGCGCCGTGATGCCGGCGCTCAGCGCATGTTTCTTGATGATGACCCAGAACATTTGCCGCGTCATGGCGCCCCCGCGCCGCGTGACGAACAGCGCGTCGTCCATTTGCCCGTCGAGGATGATGCCGCGCGCCTCCTTCAGGTAGCGCTCGATCCACAGCCGCGCCTGTTCACCGAACGGCACCAGCCGCGTCTTGCTGCCCTTGCCCGTGATACGCAGCACGCCATCGTTGAGGCTCAGTTCCACGGATTTCAAGTCCACCAGTTCCGACACGCGCAAGCCGCTCGCATACATGAGTTCGAGCATCGTGCGTTCGCGCAGGCCCAGCGGCGTGCTCACGTCGGGCGCCGCCAGCAGCGCTTCCACCTGCGCTTCGCTCAGGGTATGCACGAAGCGCGCGGGCTGCTTGGCCGAGACCATCTTCAGACACGGGTCGGCGGCGATATGCTTGTGCCGCAGGGCCAGCTGGTAAAACCGCTTGAGCACGGACAGGCGCCGGTTCGACGACGTCGCCTTGCTCTCGTCGTGGCGGGCAGCGAAATACGCTTCGATGTCGGCCGTGGAGACTTCGTACAGGCCTTCGCGCCCGGGCCGCGCCACTTCCAGCCAGCGCGCAAACAGCCGCATGTCGCGCCGGTAGGCGTCGAGCGAGTTTTTCGACAGGCCGTCTTCCAGCCACAGGCTGTCGCAGAATTCATCGATCAGGGTAGCGTTGTCGGGCGCCAGCAGGCTGTTCATCATCGTGTTGACCACCCCATGCCCGCCACGCCTTCGTGCGCCAGCAGCCAGCGCTTGACGCCCAGGTGGAAACCCGTCGCATCGTCGTGGTGGGCAAAGCCGCCCAGGCCGCCAGCGGCCGTAACCCGGTGGCAGGGGATCACCACGGGAAACCAGTTGGCGCCGCAAGCCTGGCCCACGGCGCGCGGCGCCGAGCCGATCAGGCGCGCCACGTCGCCATACGTGCGCACCTGGCCGCGCGCAATGCCGCTGATCGCCGCCCACACCCGTTGCTGATAGGCGCTGCCCGCAGCGGCCAGCGGCAGGTCGAAGACATGATCGGGATCGCGGAAATAGCGCGCCAGTTGCTGGCAGGCCCGCTCGGAGACGGCATCCTGCGCGTCTTTCTCGTCAAAGTGCGGCGGCAGATAGACCAGTTCGCATATCTGGCCATCCTGCGCGCGCACGCCCATGGCGCCGAATGGCGCGGCCACGATGGCGCTGAACAGTTCACTGCCCTGTTGTTTTTTCATCTGCTGATCATTATTCAAGTGTGGCATATATGCAACCTGCCGGCGCGGGAAGCGGCGCCACGGGAATTATGCACCGACTTTGGGCGTGCCGGCGGACGTTTCCTGCGCACGAAAAAAAAGCGCACCAGTCGGTGCGCTTCAAATATTGCTTCACGTTCCCGGTCATTTGGGTCCGCCGGTGCCGGCTTGTGGCCGCAGACAGCTATGACTCAACAACTTCTGTGAAACGTGTGTCTCCTCAATATATCCCCGGTATCAATACCGTTTTTATAGACCACTCCCCCACTAACCTTGTTGCCAATTCTGTATTTCAGCCTTGCTACCGGGGCGCATATGCATATACGTGTTTCCCCTTAAGGCTGCCCATCATAGCGCATTTATTCGGCCGTATCGACTTTTTTTGCACCATGACGGGGACAACTGTTTTAGTTGTAAATTAAATTTGGCAGCCACAGCGAGATTTGTGGTACGTAGGTGATCAGGCCCAGGAAGGCCAGCATCGTCAGCAGCCATGGCATCACGGCCACGGTCAGCTCCGAAATGCCCATCTTCGTGATGCCTGACGCCACATAGAGGTTCAAGCCCACGGGCGGATGGCACATGCCCACTTCCATGTTGACCACGATCAGGATGCCGAAATGCACGGGATCGATGCCCAGCTTCATGGCGACAGGGAACAGGATAGGCGCCATGATCAGCACGATGGACGACGGTTCCATGACGTTACCAGCCAACAACAGCAGCACGTTGACCACCAGCAGGAAGCTGATCACGCCCAGGCCCTTGCCCGTGATCCATTCGGCCATCGCTTGCGGGATGTTTTCACTGGTCATCAGGAACGAGAACAGCACGGCATTGGTGATGATGTACAACAGCATCGCCGACATGGCGGCCGAATCGAGCAAGACCTTGCCCACTTGCTTGATCTTCAAGTCCTTGTAGACGAAGACGGCGATGATGAAGGCGTACACGGCAGCCATGGCGGCCGCTTCCGTCGGCGTGAAGGCGCCCGAATAGATGCCGCCCATGACGATGACGATCAGCAGCAGGCCCCAGGCGCTCTTCTTGAACGTGACGAAGCGCTCGCCCCAGCTGGCCTTTTTCATGCGCGGATAGTTGTGCTTGCGCGCCAAAAACCACGTGGTCAGGCCCAGCAGCATGGCCAGCATCATGCCGGGAATCACGCCCGCCATGAACAGTTTACCGACCGAGGTATTCGTGCTGACGGAATACATCACCATCACGATCGACGGTGGAATCAAAATGCCCAGCGCGCCCGAGGTGGTGATGACGCCGGCGCCGAAACCGCGCGGATAGCCCTGCTTGACCATGGCCGGCAGGATGATGGAGCCGATCGCCACCACGGTGGCGGGGCTGGAACCGGACACGGCCGCAAACAGCGCGCACGCCATCACGCCGGCCAGCGCCAGGCCGCCATGCCAGTGGCCGACCATGGAGCTGGCGAAGTTGATCATGCGCCGCGCCACCCCGCCATGCGTGAG
Coding sequences within:
- the xerD gene encoding site-specific tyrosine recombinase XerD, yielding MMNSLLAPDNATLIDEFCDSLWLEDGLSKNSLDAYRRDMRLFARWLEVARPGREGLYEVSTADIEAYFAARHDESKATSSNRRLSVLKRFYQLALRHKHIAADPCLKMVSAKQPARFVHTLSEAQVEALLAAPDVSTPLGLRERTMLELMYASGLRVSELVDLKSVELSLNDGVLRITGKGSKTRLVPFGEQARLWIERYLKEARGIILDGQMDDALFVTRRGGAMTRQMFWVIIKKHALSAGITAPLSPHTLRHAFATHLLNHGADLRVVQLLLGHSDISTTQIYTHVARERLKLLHAQHHPRG
- a CDS encoding TolC family protein; amino-acid sequence: MTRFNVLVAAWLIAPGAFATPLSFDTYLSAVESHSLELRAQQEGIVSAKAGIGIAGLRPDPEFTLGATRETVRSAEHRPVTWNPAISMAIETGGKRAARLKAAHSSVALAEETVAGFKSELYGTAAAAFTEACRTRDVAARKEQTMAALSKVVEANAVRRKAGDVGGIELLQSRVERDQFQAELAQARSEADSAMLNLSPPLGHQFDALFPDAQLACDFTAHADKDARVLVPQALEARSDVRIARATVDNLRDGAALVRANRAVDPTVTVGLAAARGYHDGIDGSGNPVEGAARSRALSISLAIPIPLSRRDTGDIVQAEASVTQAMLALRQAELTVETQVRTAQRQLRSAQDRLARYRDGVLVDAQKVVDGMRLSYVKGNASLLEWLAAQRSADEAYQGYVQARADAAIASTQLQLAIGQRPSL
- a CDS encoding CusA/CzcA family heavy metal efflux RND transporter, which produces MIDRFIATCCQRRGIVWLVLLFVAAYGVYCWKQLPIEAYPDIADVTSQIVTQVPGLGAEEIEQQITIPLERALLGTPGMHVLRTRSLFALSLITVVFEDGSDGYFTRERLQERLASVNLPYDAKPGLDPYTSPTGEIYRYTLESTTRSLRELSELQFWTVIPRLQQVRGVADVSNFGGLTTQFMLELDPAKLDSYGFSLAQVKDAINANNISGGGSVIDRGQQSYVVRGVGLLHSLNDMGNVVVSSKDGVPVLVKDLGKLAYGNVERRGILGKDSNPDTIEGITLLLKDFNPSEALAGIHAAVDDLNANVLPKDVKVVPYLDRSSLIDATLHTVGFTLGEGMLLVALVLLLYLGSPRAAAIVALTIPLALLIAFIFMHHFRIPANLLSLGAIDFGILVDGSVVVLENMLRRRERDQERPLTLQDAIDATLQVARPIMFGMAVIIAAYLPLFAFQRIEYKLFSPMAYAVGAALVGALVVALVLIPGLAWLALRKPRRMPHNRALDTLAGAYGRFLERMVGSKRWVAMVCAGSLAALAILGGSIGRDFLPYLDEGSLWLQVQMPPGITLDKASEMASELRRAALEFPEVSTIVTQTGRNDDGTDYWTPSHIEASVGLHPYKSWKSGMSKQQLIAKMNARFARMPGITVAFMQPMIDGVQDKLSGAHSDLTVKIFGNDLDEVRAIAGKVANVLKTVHGASDVAVDVEPPLPNLKVELDRAKAARYGINAADVADLISTGIGGAPIGQVYVGEKSYDIAVRFPPATRSSPDAIASLKLTAANGAKVPLAQVATISTTSGESVIVREMGRRHIIVRLNARGRDLAGFLAEARPLVAQTVAGEHQRISVEWGGQFENLQRAQSRLALILPMTLGAMFLLLFGQFRNLRQPALVLLAVPLAMLGGLAALHLRGMTLNVSSAVGFIALFGVAVLNAVLMLAQINRLRSEEGKSLRDAVLEGARDRMRPVLMTATVAALGLTPAMLATGLGSDVQRPLATVVVGGLVTATALTLLLLPALYYLIEAHLQKRQTHTEGETHDTF
- a CDS encoding methylated-DNA--[protein]-cysteine S-methyltransferase — protein: MKKQQGSELFSAIVAAPFGAMGVRAQDGQICELVYLPPHFDEKDAQDAVSERACQQLARYFRDPDHVFDLPLAAAGSAYQQRVWAAISGIARGQVRTYGDVARLIGSAPRAVGQACGANWFPVVIPCHRVTAAGGLGGFAHHDDATGFHLGVKRWLLAHEGVAGMGWSTR
- a CDS encoding TRAP transporter large permease codes for the protein MNALIIFVLLLALMLTGMPISISLGLTVLTFLFTMTSVPIESVALKIFTGIEKFEIMAIPFFILAGNFLTHGGVARRMINFASSMVGHWHGGLALAGVMACALFAAVSGSSPATVVAIGSIILPAMVKQGYPRGFGAGVITTSGALGILIPPSIVMVMYSVSTNTSVGKLFMAGVIPGMMLAMLLGLTTWFLARKHNYPRMKKASWGERFVTFKKSAWGLLLIVIVMGGIYSGAFTPTEAAAMAAVYAFIIAVFVYKDLKIKQVGKVLLDSAAMSAMLLYIITNAVLFSFLMTSENIPQAMAEWITGKGLGVISFLLVVNVLLLLAGNVMEPSSIVLIMAPILFPVAMKLGIDPVHFGILIVVNMEVGMCHPPVGLNLYVASGITKMGISELTVAVMPWLLTMLAFLGLITYVPQISLWLPNLIYN